The Daphnia carinata strain CSIRO-1 chromosome 9, CSIRO_AGI_Dcar_HiC_V3, whole genome shotgun sequence nucleotide sequence ATTTTGTCTACCGTTGAGGATGTTGCGGAGGATGGTCATGGAGCTTGTCATCAATGCAGTGCCAATTGGCTTCCATTTATTTTGCAGGATCTATTTCGGGCATGGAAAGGCTGAAGTATTGTAGGTAAAAAACTTTTCTAAGtgaatcaaacatttttttttcacaactaaAATAGAATAATAACTTTTTCTTGCTGTAAAAAACATCATGGGGTTAGTTTAACCGCTGGGAGGCAAAATGTActgaaaagaatttctttaaattccGGATGAAAGCCAAcgcttttattttgaatttttagcCCACAAAAATTCTTCCTCATTGCGCTTCAGTAACGCTTTTTCAGCTTGAAGGTAAGATGTttaaatttgttattatttaatttaactCGCCGTGAAACTTCTATGGTTACTAAAAATCCCAGGCTTAGCACTCCAGATGACGTTTAGAAGCTGAAAAGTTGAAGAGCAACTGTTTTTAGTACTGAATACCATGCTATGAAAACTAGAGATGGCTCCGGGTGGATTACGTGGACAATTCACAAAAGTGTTGGCCATTTTGTTCCTGAAAAAGTTGCCAATCATGCAGATTGAAAGACGTGAATTATAAATTAATATTTCAGTTTGAGACTTAACATATGATAAATTACGCTTCAGGATAACTGTTGAGCAAGGATACGGTGATGCTGTTGACGTACAGTCTTTTATTGCACATCCCTAAATAGCAACTAGGATCTAGCAAATCTGAATGGATGTATTTCCAATGAAGAACGACCCTTTTGATTGGACCTAGACTAGATGAGGAACTCACAAGAAACTGGTGATCTTTCCCATGCTCCAAAACCGTGACCAGCCTAGTATGGAGAACAATAGACATAGTTTACATGTGTACGTTAACTTTTCTAACAtaattttaatcaaatgttTACAGCAAAAAATCTGGGTGGTAGTCTGTTTCTCCGATTAAAGACAATCGGATTAAACCGTTGGTCGTCGGTTTGGCAACACCAGGTTTAGCCAATTTAAGGGAAACGACGTACTGgaattcttgaaaaaaaaaatttttcaacttgaagaataaaaaagtgAGGTACAAATTGTAGATTCTACCGCAATAAGGAAACTTTTTGCCAGTGTTAAAATAAAGTTTAACATGAACCCGGGCTCGCGATGGATACCTAATTGCATCAAGTCCAAATGGAGCACACCTGGTATTGTCTGATCCACATGATGTGCACTTGCCCTTTGTTGCAATCACAGGTTTATAAATTGACTAGTTACAATCACAAATGAGTTAAAGGGCTGTCATTACGCTTTTGTAGGTGTGATAATCAGAGCATTCGTATCCAACAGTTTGACAGGTATCCATTAGAGATGAGCTGTAGTAATAAACTGCACGCAAATGATCGCACGCAGTGATCTCTGATAAGACTGCAAGTGGATGACAAAAGTCTGACCACTCGGAAGATAGGCAACCGGGCTGGTTTTGACCACCGTTAGGATAGAAATCTACATGACCCACAGGTTCGTTCATACCTTATCAAGTTCAAAACAAAGGTACGTTTAATGTTGGTATTTCAACAAACGTAACTAATGGATAGTAAACCACCTATGAAACCACCGTCGCTGTGCACGGCGTCAACAAATTGAGCGTCTGTGTAATCTAGACGAGCAAACGAGGGCATTCCCTGGAAATATGGTCCGGCAGAATCCAGCCCTAGATGAATGATAAATAAGAGttttctcaaaaaaagaataatgaataataataacacaacGATAATATAATCACCTGTGATTTGTCCCAAATTAGGAATCTTTTCTCCGGCATAGCCTGAAACATGTGCACCTAGACTATGGCCAATTAAATGAACGTCGGTTGCCTTTACACTGAGTTTCTCCTATCGGCATTTAATTGATAaggtattaaaaataaaaacctaaTTGGCAGAACTTAGCTGTTTGCATCTTACCACCATCTTGTTGACAAGTAGAGCAATTTCCAGACCAACTAGACGAGTATTGGCGTGCGCTTGGAAATAAGAACCGGCGGAACCTCCATCCCAGTGGACTCCAATAACATTGAAATCGCCTTTTTTCAACAGGCTTTGTTTAAAttcctttttaaataattaaaaagaaatcaaaataaattaaaaacaatgtGGACACAAGGGCCGATTACGCCTACGAGTTCAACAACCCAAATGTTGAAAATAAAGCTTACCTGGATGAGGTCGTCATAGCCAGTATTTTTCCAGCCATGGACTAAGAATTTTGTGGGCCGAGTCGCTTTAAACGTCGTTGCAGAAATACCATTTGGGTCATCAGCTGATATTCGAACGAGAGGCTACATAATGgtattaaaaacaatttacaTAAATACTTTAAATGCCAACTTTGTGAAAATTAGTTTCACTTACCTGTGGATTCGGCATTTCTCTGGTGTAGAGTACGAAATGAGTATTGATCTTTTCTCTTGCTTCAGGCAATAAATTTATCGGCCAGAGAAACGGGTCGGCAAATGAAAAACGCGTGATGCAGCCCAGATCATCATAGCAGACAGTGTTTTGTGGTTGCAAAACAGCTGTTGCTGTCAGCGTCTGGTTTAGGTCAAGCACCTGTTCTTGATCATCGACATCTTTCTCTCCATTGATTTGCTCAGCCTGTTCTCCTGTCCCGGTAAGTAAAGTGTTGCAACCAATTGACAAGTTGTTTACTCCACCAGAAGAAATAGACGAACGATTTAGCTctctattttaaaaagtgaaactcaatgtaaaatcaattgttttattgtaatttttgtttaccttaaaTAGCTGCTATCTTGCACGCCGTCAATCTTTGTGATCAGCATCACCACAAGAAAAGATTCCAAGTAAACCCTTCGTAAATGCTTGTGTATCATCAGGAAAACGTTTGGAACCTGCTGCCATAACACAATCACAAAACCCAACTGATGGTCTCCCAAACGTTACGTGATTGTCAAGATCCAAAACCGGTGATCTCTCCTCTCCGCCCTTGATCTCTCCGTGGTCGTCCTGGGAACAACAGTTCGCATTTCTTCCGTGTTACGGATActggtttttttaaattgtgaaTAGTAATTTTTTGAATAGAATAGGGCAAAGTGGCTATATGCGCGTCCAAGAAACCGGTGGCCAGATATTTCTCCGCTATCCGAACACATCACGCCCATTGGCATCATGCCCTAAACAAGAAGATAAGGTAGAACAGAAAAACCAGGTGcgaaatgtaatttttttacgattaaatTTATTCGGAGCCATCCTTAGTTACTTATGGAACTCCTAAACTAGGAAATCAATTTATAAAACTCAGCTGTGTGCTTCGAAATTGAATCTACATTTGGCCAAGATCAGCATTTGCGTTCCAATTGTGAATGCATCCGCAGTACAGTCAAATCGTACATTTCAGTTCGTATTATTAGTATCACGATATTTCATCATGGGTTAACTAGTTCGCATTTaattgcaatatttcaatttctcaaatttttaaaattctaccTTTTATAGGTAAACCAACGTCCCGGAGTCAAGATTAGGGCTAGCGATGAAAACGTTGGTGAGCAATTATTGGTGACGCTGAGCTCCGTGTTGAAAAACGGACCAACAGCAGCTGGTCCATATACTGGGCAGTTTTCAAAAGTGTTGGCTATTTTGTTTCTAAATTTGgcagaaaaagacaaaaaccaTTTACGAATCCATTGCAATTAAGATGATTGTTTTGCAATTACGCATCGGGGTAGCTGTTGAGTAATGATATGGTGACGCTTTGGACGTACATCCTTTTGTCACATAACCCCAGCAAACAAGTCGGATCGAAGAGATTCGTTAAAACAGGGAACCAACGGAGATTAACTTTGTTGACGGGAGCCACGTTACTTGGGTCAGTCGCGAGGAATTGATAACCTTTCCCATGTTCGAAACCGGCAGTCGGCCtaggtaaatttttttttttgatgttaaataatttttgagGAAACTGGAACTAAATGAATACATTTGAATGTTTGGCAGGATGCCTGTATGTCCATTAATCGACAATCGAAGTGCTCCGTAAATTTTCGGTTTTGCATTCCTGGGTTTAcccaaatttaatttaataagGTATTTATATCCTGTACGTTCAAGCCCataattataattaaatcGAAAATGAATACTTCATTGTTTGATTCTTTACTGCAATAAGGAAAATCGCCTCcagttttgaaataaagatttacattttttcgGCTACGAGTTGGGAAATTCGTCGCTTCCAAACCGAACAGAGCGCATTTGGTATTATCCGATCCGCACGACGTACAACGGCCCTAATAAAACAGAATTAAATGGTAACACAAACATTCCCACATTGATTTTCAACTGCTGTTACGTTGTTGAAAGACTCATAATCCGAGCATTCGTATGCAACAGTCTTGCAGTCTGTCGGTATTAACGCTTCACTGTAGAAATGGACAGCCCTCAAGTGATCGCAAGCGGAGGCATCTGACACGAAAGCAGTGGGATCGTTCCAAATGGACTGGAAATCGGTACGGTGACAGCCGGGTTGATGTGTACCACCGTTGGGACGGAAATCCAGGTGACCCAAAGATTCCAGAATCCCGAAACCTTACAGGTAATGTTAAAAATAACATGAAAACCTAACTGAATACATGAGTAACGAAGATCATCACCTAAAGATGCCCCGTTACTATGGACAGCATCAACAAAATTAGCGTCCGTGTGATCCAAACGAGCAAATGATGGTAGCCCGTGGAAGTACGGTCCGGCAGGATCCAAACCTAAAGGTCAAACAAGACATACACCAGGAAAACTATAATCTTTATAACAACCAAATTTTATACCAGTAATTTGTCCGAGGTTAGGAATACTTTCCCCAGCGTAGCCTGCAGTATGTGCTCCGAGGCTATGTCCAATCAGATGAACATCCGTAGCCCGGACGCCaagtttctccttttttgcAATTAGACATGGAAATATGGAATATCAACAAGTttcaaaaaaggtttttattcATGTGTGTCACTCACCACCATCGTGTTGACGAGTAGAGCGATTTCCAAACCAACAAGACGAGTGTTGGCATGCGATTGGAAATAGTTGGATCGTGATCCTCCACCCTAATGAACCCTGATTACGTTATAATCCCCTTTAGTCAGCAACCTTTGCACTAATGTCTGATGAAAAGTTTAGTAGTTTATAgaaattgtaattttaaaaCTTAAACCTTACAAAGAAAAGTTCTTCATAGCCAGTATTGCGCCAGCCGTGGATGAAGAATTTGGTGGGTCTTGTCGCTTTGAATGTCGTTGCGGCGATACCGTTTGGGTCATCAGCTGATATGTGAACTAGAGgctgtaattaaaaaaaagtagcagACATTCCTTTGTGAAAGgatcgaaatgaaaaagaattctcACCTGTGGATTAGGATTTTCTCTTGTGTAGAGCGTGAAATGCGTGTTGATCTTTGTTCTCGACTCGGGCAATAAATTAATCGGCCATAACAACGGATCGGCAAACGAGAAGCGAGTGATACATCCAAGATCGTCATAGCATACCTGGTTACTTTGATGGAATTCAATTATCGGTGAAAGTGTAAGATTCAAATCAACGCGCGGACCCGGACCGAATATTTCCATTGCTTCGTCCTGCTGGTTGCTCAATTGGTGAACCTGTTTCTCAGTTCCAGTAAGTAAAGGACTCCACCAAGTAGAAACATCGTAGCTTTTTTCGGATATTGTCATGTTGCAATGAACGCTggttaataaaaacaaataatttaattaattaatgttttaaaacgaTGGAAACCTTTCAAGACAATTTTCGATTAGTAGCAAGTCTTTCACCTCGAGCGATGGAAACTTAACACACTAAAAATGTCAATgaataatgaaacaaataaaatgcttTGTAAGTAAAGCTGGCTTGACGACTTGGTCAACATTGCTGTGAGGTAAGCTACATTCA carries:
- the LOC130688798 gene encoding pancreatic lipase-related protein 3-like; the encoded protein is MVEKLGVRATDVHLIGHSLGAHTAGYAGESIPNLGQITGLDPAGPYFHGLPSFARLDHTDANFVDAVHSNGASLGFGILESLGHLDFRPNGGTHQPGCHRTDFQSIWNDPTAFVSDASACDHLRAVHFYSEALIPTDCKTVAYECSDYESFNNGRCTSCGSDNTKCALFGLEATNFPTRSRKNVNLYFKTGGDFPYCRYKYLIKLNLGKPRNAKPKIYGALRLSINGHTGILPNIQMPTAGFEHGKGYQFLATDPSNVAPVNKVNLRWFPVLTNLFDPTCLLGLCDKRMYVQSVTISLLNSYPDANKIANTFENCPVYGPAAVGPFFNTELSVTNNCSPTFSSLALILTPGRWFTYKR
- the LOC130688485 gene encoding pancreatic triacylglycerol lipase-like, which gives rise to MLITKIDGVQDSSYLRELNRSSISSGGVNNLSIGCNTLLTGTGEQAEQINGEKDVDDQEQVLDLNQTLTATAVLQPQNTVCYDDLGCITRFSFADPFLWPINLLPEAREKINTHFVLYTREMPNPQPLVRISADDPNGISATTFKATRPTKFLVHGWKNTGYDDLIQEFKQSLLKKGDFNVIGVHWDGGSAGSYFQAHANTRLVGLEIALLVNKMVEKLSVKATDVHLIGHSLGAHVSGYAGEKIPNLGQITGLDSAGPYFQGMPSFARLDYTDAQFVDAVHSDGGFIGMNEPVGHVDFYPNGGQNQPGCLSSEWSDFCHPLAVLSEITACDHLRAVYYYSSSLMDTCQTVGYECSDYHTYKSGKCTSCGSDNTRCAPFGLDAIRYPSRARVHVKLYFNTGKKFPYCEFQYVVSLKLAKPGVAKPTTNGLIRLSLIGETDYHPDFLLLVTVLEHGKDHQFLVSSSSSLGPIKRVVLHWKYIHSDLLDPSCYLGMCNKRLYVNSITVSLLNSYPEANKMANTFVNCPRNPPGAISSFHSMVFSTKNSCSSTFQLLNVIWSAKPGIFSNHRSFTAS